A window of Calditrichia bacterium contains these coding sequences:
- a CDS encoding peptidase M64, which yields MLCATLLFFAISANANPKFEQYFIDKTMRVDYFHIGDAASEFVTLDHVYQYGVWAGSRNQLIDHFDNGQYYLKIYDAGGGELIYSKGFNTYFYEYATSEDAANGIKRSYHESALLPYPKAPIRMSIEKRDKYNKMSEIYSVTIDPAAVSVIREEPKDPDILVIQSQNGGVPHQKVDIAFIGEGYTKDETAKFKKDLQRFTDYFFSKEPYKSNRANFNIYGVLKPSLDSGVDEPRHNSFKNTALNATFNSLGSERYLLTEDNKTLRDIAAHVPYDALYIMVNHYRYGGGGIYNWYCSFTADNQWSTYLFVHEFGHSLLGLADEYYTSSVAYNEFYPEGVEPAEPNVTKETDPAKIKWRDKLTPGIEMPTPWEKADFDSMDLAWQQQRRELNNRVAELKRNNAPAAEVKSAEELYNRLDREHSEKMHRYLQNSKFAGKVGAFEGAGYASKGMYRPEIDCIMFTKSAETFCVVCEAAIQEIIDYYSK from the coding sequence ATGCTGTGCGCGACACTGTTGTTTTTTGCGATTTCGGCAAACGCCAATCCCAAATTTGAGCAATATTTCATCGACAAAACGATGCGGGTGGATTATTTCCACATCGGCGATGCCGCCAGCGAATTTGTCACGCTGGATCATGTGTATCAATACGGCGTTTGGGCGGGCAGCCGCAACCAGTTGATCGATCATTTCGATAACGGTCAATATTATCTGAAAATTTACGACGCAGGCGGCGGCGAACTGATTTATTCCAAAGGTTTCAACACCTATTTTTATGAATACGCCACCAGCGAAGATGCAGCGAACGGCATCAAACGCAGCTATCACGAATCGGCGCTGCTGCCGTATCCGAAAGCGCCGATTCGGATGAGCATCGAAAAGCGCGATAAATACAATAAAATGTCAGAAATTTACAGCGTAACCATCGATCCGGCAGCGGTTTCCGTGATTCGCGAAGAGCCGAAAGACCCGGATATTTTGGTAATCCAAAGTCAAAACGGGGGCGTTCCGCACCAAAAAGTGGATATCGCGTTCATCGGCGAAGGTTACACAAAAGATGAAACCGCGAAATTCAAAAAAGATTTACAACGGTTTACCGATTATTTTTTCAGCAAAGAACCGTATAAATCCAATCGCGCTAACTTCAATATATACGGTGTGTTAAAACCCTCGCTGGACAGCGGTGTGGACGAACCGCGCCACAATTCATTTAAAAATACGGCGCTGAACGCAACCTTCAACTCACTCGGTTCCGAACGATATTTGCTCACCGAAGACAACAAAACGTTGCGCGACATTGCCGCACATGTGCCGTACGACGCGCTGTATATTATGGTCAACCATTATCGTTACGGTGGTGGCGGGATTTACAATTGGTATTGCTCATTTACCGCGGATAACCAGTGGAGCACTTATTTATTTGTCCACGAATTCGGGCATTCGCTGCTCGGTTTGGCGGATGAATATTACACATCATCCGTTGCCTACAACGAATTTTATCCCGAAGGCGTGGAGCCGGCGGAGCCGAATGTCACCAAAGAAACCGATCCCGCCAAAATAAAATGGCGCGACAAACTGACGCCGGGCATCGAAATGCCCACACCGTGGGAAAAAGCAGATTTTGATTCGATGGATTTGGCGTGGCAACAACAACGGCGGGAATTGAACAATCGCGTGGCAGAACTAAAGCGCAATAATGCACCGGCTGCGGAAGTGAAATCTGCGGAAGAATTATACAATCGCCTCGATCGCGAGCACAGCGAGAAAATGCACCGCTATTTGCAAAACAGCAAATTTGCCGGAAAAGTTGGTGCGTTCGAAGGCGCGGGCTATGCCTCAAAAGGCATGTATCGCCCGGAAATCGATTGCATCATGTTTACCAAAAGTGCGGAAACATTTTGTGTCGTTTGCGAAGCTGCCATTCAGGAAATTATCGATTATTACAGCAAATAA
- a CDS encoding GNAT family N-acetyltransferase, producing MIHNNCELFPILKTDRLTLRKPATGDSAAIFALRADPSVNQYLDRQPCLSIENATSFILNINKSIENSDAFYWAIMSNLTGKLIGTICLFNFSMDKFTAEIGYELLPDFHGKGLMREAVSIVIEFGFRQLRLTSILAIVHFENHRSIKLLETFNFSKLPNAKEMDEHLIRFELADSKPKITVKR from the coding sequence ATGATACACAATAATTGTGAACTATTCCCCATTTTGAAAACCGACCGGTTAACCCTGCGAAAACCGGCGACCGGCGACAGCGCAGCAATTTTTGCGTTGCGCGCCGACCCATCCGTAAACCAATATCTTGACAGACAGCCGTGCCTTTCTATTGAAAATGCCACAAGTTTTATTTTGAACATCAACAAAAGCATTGAAAATAGCGACGCTTTTTATTGGGCAATCATGTCAAATCTCACCGGGAAATTGATTGGCACCATCTGTTTGTTTAATTTTTCGATGGATAAATTCACTGCCGAAATCGGATATGAGCTGCTGCCGGATTTTCACGGTAAAGGGCTGATGCGGGAAGCCGTTTCGATCGTCATCGAATTTGGATTTCGACAGTTGCGCCTCACATCCATTTTGGCGATAGTCCATTTTGAAAATCACCGTTCAATAAAATTGTTGGAAACATTCAATTTCTCAAAACTGCCAAACGCCAAAGAAATGGATGAACATCTCATCCGGTTTGAGCTGGCGGATAGCAAGCCAAAAATCACCGTCAAAAGATAG
- a CDS encoding T9SS type A sorting domain-containing protein, which translates to MHPLPQFLRMLFALCIIVSPAFVSANWTKLTSPTSEDLNKIIFVDDQHGWIVGEGGTILRTTNGGDSWELLNSGIGFNIVGISFIDSLTGWVIGWKNDAPPIGTLLLSTTNGGDTWSQQLFPQENQILFDIHFFDALHGWVSGRNGIIASTTDSGVKWNYSRLDPSMFQFFPVRCLTFYSTKYAFASGGLIDNAGMIWRSQDYGQNWDVTPIGPEPLYDIHILDSLNILAVGGDFEYGASVARSTDGGDSWEYITLAGINARGTATAVDFRTDAEAWAAVGTSEKYIISPDSGITWQSFDTPDSTNLFDIVFMDSLKAFAVGIGGVIYRYDHPVVGISGNPVNAPVKFRLAQNYPNPFNPQTTIFFELETSAHIRLTIFDAAGRQVRTLIDAPQNPGEHRVFFDGSHLASGVYFYQLSAISPTSQQASFSQTRKMLLLK; encoded by the coding sequence ATGCATCCATTGCCCCAATTTCTGCGCATGCTTTTTGCGCTCTGCATTATCGTTTCCCCCGCGTTTGTTTCGGCAAATTGGACAAAACTAACGTCGCCAACATCAGAGGATCTCAACAAAATCATATTTGTAGATGATCAGCACGGCTGGATTGTCGGCGAAGGCGGCACCATTTTGCGCACAACAAATGGCGGCGACAGTTGGGAATTGTTGAATAGCGGAATCGGTTTTAATATTGTGGGCATCTCATTTATCGATTCTCTGACCGGCTGGGTGATCGGCTGGAAAAACGATGCACCGCCCATCGGAACGCTGTTGTTGAGCACCACAAACGGCGGGGACACCTGGAGCCAGCAATTGTTTCCGCAGGAAAACCAGATTTTATTCGATATCCACTTTTTTGACGCCCTTCATGGCTGGGTTTCCGGCAGAAACGGCATTATTGCCAGCACAACAGACAGCGGCGTAAAATGGAATTATTCACGGCTGGACCCCTCAATGTTCCAGTTTTTCCCGGTGCGATGTTTAACATTTTACAGCACGAAATATGCTTTCGCCAGCGGCGGGCTTATCGATAACGCCGGGATGATCTGGCGATCGCAGGATTACGGGCAAAATTGGGACGTTACGCCCATCGGTCCGGAGCCGCTTTACGATATCCACATTCTCGATTCGCTGAACATACTTGCCGTTGGCGGCGACTTTGAGTACGGCGCTAGCGTCGCCCGCAGCACCGATGGCGGCGATAGTTGGGAATACATCACTTTGGCGGGAATCAATGCGCGCGGAACGGCCACAGCCGTCGATTTCCGAACAGATGCCGAAGCCTGGGCAGCGGTCGGCACATCGGAAAAATACATTATTTCGCCGGATAGCGGTATCACATGGCAAAGTTTTGACACACCGGACAGTACCAATTTATTCGACATCGTTTTTATGGATTCGCTAAAAGCGTTTGCCGTGGGAATTGGCGGCGTCATTTACCGATACGATCATCCGGTTGTCGGCATCTCCGGAAATCCCGTAAATGCGCCGGTAAAATTCCGGCTGGCGCAAAATTATCCCAATCCCTTCAACCCGCAAACTACCATATTTTTTGAATTGGAAACATCTGCCCATATCCGGCTAACGATTTTTGATGCCGCCGGAAGGCAAGTTCGCACGCTGATCGATGCACCGCAGAATCCCGGTGAACACCGCGTTTTTTTCGATGGCAGTCATTTAGCGAGCGGGGTATATTTTTATCAACTCAGCGCCATTTCTCCCACATCGCAACAAGCTTCATTCAGCCAAACGCGCAAAATGCTGTTGCTGAAATAG
- a CDS encoding T9SS type A sorting domain-containing protein, which yields MAIVFSLLIAGTMIAQQAETPFFMATYEMESGLKSAPMTAEKPVLVFSDDVYVPKTPWLRVFFENVALGENSYLQLTGLADGARQALTARTIAEWENASAFFNGDRIRIELFAAPGDIDIRFSVKDVMVGEWVGNVPLPMSICGADDDRIPSEDPKAGRIVPIGCTGWIISNGLQLTAGHCLDATTAQVLEFNVPMSLPDGTVQHPAPEFQYTIIQSSRVFVNGGVGNDWGKFEVQNNSETGEQPIQAQGESFEFVQDYSPAEIRITGYGVDGPAPGHGNGPRDETNQTEQTHVGPNMGSSGTTMRYHTDTQGGNSGSPVIDEATGRALGIHTHGGCSTGATSSNAGTSFFHPDLWEAINIADPEDPLPPTNITAFSDATTPTSIQIDWTAPSALVDGTPILPTDFVIDILREGSLLNSINGTIETFTDEGLTTGQTYTYTLLTRLIANDSTSQEVSVSAVAGGIDALIWNPTLLASAQQIVDRAKNDPRGEINFSDAVAQLSKNAENVAAISDALSANGIVSLTVAELPADLSNVDYLFVVLGHFSSNYVITAGSAEAATIEDFIASGGHVYMEGGDAWFWDPGNGGHNFGTTFGINGLSDGNSNGELTTIAGAGITAGQDFAYNIGSDSYPDHIAAIGTGAIIHSNTSPAFNCGVANAAQPGETRGNTVGVSFQFMDLVDGASPATKNELMATYLAFFGQTSEITQNMVLNEGWNMIASPAQMADSAVVTMFPSHVSGTLFSFNGAYVSETHLARSKGYWLRFDSTETVALSGTPLDAFTVILDAGWNMISGPSCEVATAQIFDQDSVIIPGTFYSFDGSYSQSDTLKPGLGYWVRASDSGAVTISCTAPVAKIAALQKPDLSAIPAIIISGENNIFQTLYIDARLPEAVEKTRFTLPPVAPKPLLDARFADDSYLSESSEQTIVLQAERYPLRLQMTNLGSASFEISEMAGTAIIATHTLRDGDILQLTNPAVKRLSIRKSGLETGIPLQFAVEQNYPNPFNPATEIRFALPEQSDVRVEIYNAIGQKIATVMDAKLQPGYHQVRWDGKNQSGNFVASGIYFYRVSAGEFVAHKQMILMK from the coding sequence ATGGCAATAGTTTTTTCGCTGTTGATCGCGGGAACTATGATTGCCCAACAAGCGGAAACGCCGTTTTTTATGGCTACATACGAAATGGAATCCGGATTGAAAAGCGCACCGATGACCGCGGAAAAACCGGTTCTGGTTTTCTCGGACGATGTGTATGTGCCCAAAACACCGTGGCTTCGGGTGTTTTTTGAAAATGTGGCGCTCGGTGAAAACAGCTATTTGCAACTCACCGGGTTGGCAGACGGTGCCCGCCAGGCGTTAACTGCCCGGACAATTGCGGAATGGGAAAATGCCAGCGCATTTTTCAACGGCGACCGGATTCGCATTGAATTATTTGCCGCACCCGGCGATATCGACATCCGGTTTTCGGTAAAGGATGTGATGGTTGGGGAATGGGTTGGCAATGTGCCGCTGCCGATGAGCATTTGCGGCGCTGATGACGACCGGATTCCCTCCGAAGATCCCAAAGCCGGGAGAATTGTGCCGATCGGCTGCACCGGCTGGATTATTTCCAACGGATTGCAACTCACTGCCGGGCACTGCCTCGATGCAACAACTGCGCAAGTGCTGGAATTTAACGTGCCGATGTCGCTGCCGGACGGCACTGTCCAGCATCCCGCACCGGAATTTCAATATACCATCATCCAGTCCAGCCGCGTTTTTGTAAATGGCGGCGTCGGTAACGACTGGGGAAAATTTGAAGTGCAAAACAATTCGGAAACCGGCGAACAACCCATTCAGGCGCAGGGCGAATCGTTCGAATTTGTGCAGGATTATTCGCCGGCAGAAATTCGCATTACCGGCTATGGTGTGGACGGTCCCGCACCCGGACACGGCAATGGTCCGCGCGACGAAACCAACCAAACCGAACAAACCCACGTCGGACCGAATATGGGTTCCAGCGGCACAACCATGCGCTACCATACCGATACGCAGGGCGGCAACTCCGGCAGTCCGGTTATCGACGAAGCAACCGGAAGAGCGTTGGGCATCCACACCCACGGCGGCTGCAGCACCGGTGCCACATCCAGCAACGCCGGAACCAGCTTTTTTCACCCGGATTTGTGGGAAGCGATTAACATCGCCGATCCGGAAGATCCACTACCGCCAACAAATATCACGGCTTTCAGCGATGCAACAACGCCCACATCGATACAGATCGATTGGACAGCGCCCTCGGCTTTGGTGGACGGAACACCGATTTTACCGACAGATTTTGTGATCGATATTTTGCGTGAAGGTTCGCTGTTGAATTCCATAAACGGAACTATTGAAACGTTCACAGATGAAGGCTTAACCACAGGACAAACATATACTTACACATTGTTGACCAGGCTCATCGCAAATGACAGCACCAGCCAGGAAGTGAGCGTTAGCGCGGTTGCCGGCGGCATCGATGCGCTGATCTGGAATCCCACATTGTTGGCGAGCGCCCAACAAATTGTCGATCGCGCCAAAAATGACCCCCGGGGCGAAATCAACTTTTCAGATGCCGTTGCCCAATTATCAAAAAACGCCGAAAACGTTGCGGCAATTTCCGATGCGTTGAGTGCCAACGGTATCGTCAGTTTGACCGTTGCGGAGCTGCCCGCGGATTTGAGCAACGTGGATTATCTTTTTGTGGTGCTCGGTCATTTTAGCAGTAATTATGTGATCACAGCAGGTAGCGCGGAAGCCGCAACCATCGAAGATTTTATCGCCAGCGGCGGACATGTTTACATGGAAGGCGGTGATGCCTGGTTTTGGGATCCGGGTAACGGCGGTCACAATTTCGGAACCACATTTGGCATCAACGGGCTTTCCGATGGCAATAGCAACGGCGAGTTAACCACAATTGCCGGTGCCGGAATTACTGCCGGACAGGATTTTGCATACAATATCGGCAGCGACAGCTATCCCGATCACATCGCTGCGATCGGAACCGGCGCAATCATTCACAGCAACACCAGCCCGGCGTTCAATTGCGGCGTTGCCAATGCCGCACAACCCGGCGAAACCCGTGGGAACACCGTCGGCGTTTCGTTCCAGTTTATGGATTTGGTCGATGGCGCATCGCCCGCAACCAAAAATGAGCTGATGGCAACCTATCTCGCATTTTTCGGGCAAACCTCGGAAATCACCCAAAACATGGTGTTGAACGAAGGCTGGAACATGATTGCCAGTCCGGCGCAAATGGCTGATTCTGCTGTTGTTACGATGTTCCCGAGTCATGTGAGCGGCACCCTTTTCAGCTTCAACGGCGCGTATGTTTCGGAAACGCATCTCGCCCGTAGCAAAGGCTATTGGCTGCGATTCGATTCCACCGAAACAGTGGCATTGAGCGGCACGCCGCTGGATGCGTTCACCGTAATTCTGGATGCTGGTTGGAACATGATTTCCGGTCCTTCCTGCGAAGTGGCAACCGCCCAAATTTTCGATCAGGATTCGGTAATTATTCCCGGCACATTTTACAGCTTCGATGGCAGCTATTCACAATCGGATACGTTGAAACCGGGACTCGGATATTGGGTTCGCGCCAGCGATTCCGGCGCAGTGACGATCTCGTGCACCGCACCGGTCGCCAAAATAGCGGCGCTCCAAAAACCGGATTTGAGCGCAATTCCGGCAATCATCATTTCCGGTGAAAACAATATTTTCCAAACACTGTACATTGATGCCCGTTTGCCGGAAGCTGTTGAAAAAACAAGATTTACACTGCCGCCGGTTGCTCCGAAACCGCTGCTCGATGCCCGTTTTGCAGATGATTCGTATCTCAGCGAAAGCAGTGAGCAAACCATCGTTTTGCAAGCTGAGCGATATCCGTTGCGGTTGCAAATGACCAATTTGGGCAGCGCAAGTTTTGAAATTTCAGAGATGGCGGGCACTGCGATAATTGCCACCCACACGCTCCGCGATGGCGATATTTTGCAACTGACAAATCCTGCCGTGAAGCGATTGTCCATCCGCAAAAGCGGGTTGGAAACCGGTATTCCGCTGCAATTTGCGGTTGAGCAAAACTACCCGAACCCGTTCAACCCGGCCACTGAAATCCGTTTTGCGCTGCCGGAGCAATCGGACGTCCGGGTGGAAATTTACAACGCCATCGGGCAAAAAATCGCAACGGTGATGGATGCCAAATTACAGCCGGGCTACCATCAGGTTCGTTGGGATGGCAAAAACCAATCGGGCAATTTTGTTGCCAGCGGTATTTATTTTTACCGCGTTTCCGCCGGAGAATTTGTAGCTCATAAACAAATGATTTTAATGAAGTAA